One window from the genome of Oryza glaberrima chromosome 3, OglaRS2, whole genome shotgun sequence encodes:
- the LOC127765454 gene encoding probable enoyl-CoA hydratase 1, peroxisomal: MQYCSVKRSLPKKRDTSTRYSHPHSRRSSVYQTEKLVNPTPPDPMAATSPDSGDLILVEPAKPGSRVAVVTINRPKALNALTRPMMVSLAAAFRRLDADDGVAAVVLAGRGRAFCSGVDLTAAEEVFKGDVKDPAADPVVQMERCRKPIVGAIAGFAVTAGFEIALACDILVAGRSAKFIDTHAKFGIFPSWGLSQKLSRVIGPNRAREVSLTCMPITAEMAEKWGLVNHIVDDTQVLSKAIEVCEAIARNNRNLVVLYKSVINDGLQLDLEHARALEKERAHDYYNGMTKEQFASMQKFIQGRSSKPPSKL, translated from the exons ATGCAGTATTGCAGTGTCAAAAGGTCtcttccaaaaaaaagagacaCGAGCACACGCTACTCCCATCCCCACTCTCGTCGCTCGTCGGTATACCAAACCGAAAAGCTAGTCAATCCGACCCCACCCGATCCGATGGCCGCCACATCGCCGGACTCCGGCGACCTCATCCTGGTCGAGCCGGCCAAGCCGGGGTCCCGGGTCGCCGTCGTCACCATCAACCGGCCCAAAGCGCTGAACGCGCTGACGCGGCCCATGATGGTCTCACTGGCCGCGGCGTTCCGGCGGCTGGACGCCGACgacggggtggcggcggtggtgctcgcGGGGCGCGGCCGCGCGTTCTGCTCCGGCGTGGACCTGACTGCTGCGGAGGAGGTGTTCAAGGGCGACGTGAAGGatcccgccgccgaccccgtcgtcCAGATGGAGCGCTGTCGCAAGCCCATCGTCGGCGCCATCGCCGGATTCGCCGTCACCGCCGGATTTGAGATCGCCCTCGCCTGCGACATCCTAGTGGCCGGCCGCTCCGCTAAGTTCATCGACACCCACGCCAA GTTTGGGATATTCCCTTCTTGGGGTCTTTCACAGAAGCTTTCTCGTGTCATTGGACCAAATAGAGCACGGGAAGTGTCGTTAACTTGCATGCCTATCACAGCTGAAATGGCGGAGAAGTGGGGTCTTGTTAACCACATTGTGGATGATACCCAGGTGCTGAGTAAGGCAATAGAGGTCTGTGAGGCCATTGCAAGGAACAATCGCAACTTGGTTGTGTTGTATAAATCTGTTATAAATGACGGGCTCCAGCTGGACTTGGAACATGCTCGAGCTCTTGAAAAG GAAAGAGCTCATGACTATTACAATGGTATGACAAAAGAGCAATTCGCAAGTATGCAGAAATTTATACAGGGCCGGAGTTCGAAGCCACCATCAAAGCTGTGA